A single Agrococcus sp. ARC_14 DNA region contains:
- the pdxT gene encoding pyridoxal 5'-phosphate synthase glutaminase subunit PdxT, producing MADRRGTARVGVLALQGDVREHVSVLTTLGAEVSLVRTPAQLEAVDGLVLPGGESSVIDKLARLFGLREPIIDRIADGMPVYGTCAGLILLADRILDGLPSQLPFGGIDVDVRRNAFGSQVDSFETALEVPALGEEPVHATFIRAPVVERVGTGVEVLARVGERVVAVEQGALLGTAFHPEVEGELRFHRRFLAHVDRVSGV from the coding sequence GTGGCCGACCGGCGCGGCACCGCCCGCGTCGGCGTCCTCGCGCTGCAGGGGGACGTGCGCGAGCACGTCTCGGTGCTCACGACGCTGGGCGCCGAGGTGTCGCTCGTGCGCACCCCCGCACAGCTCGAGGCCGTCGACGGCCTCGTGCTGCCGGGCGGTGAGTCGAGCGTGATCGACAAGCTCGCGCGCCTGTTCGGGCTGCGGGAGCCGATCATCGACCGCATCGCGGACGGCATGCCCGTGTACGGCACGTGCGCGGGCCTCATCCTGCTCGCCGACCGCATCCTGGACGGCCTGCCGAGCCAGCTGCCGTTCGGCGGCATCGACGTCGACGTGCGGCGCAACGCCTTCGGCAGCCAGGTCGACTCCTTCGAGACGGCGCTCGAGGTGCCGGCGCTGGGGGAGGAGCCCGTGCACGCGACGTTCATCCGCGCGCCCGTCGTCGAGCGCGTCGGCACAGGGGTCGAGGTGCTCGCGCGCGTCGGCGAGCGGGTGGTGGCGGTCGAGCAGGGTGCGCTGCTGGGCACGGCCTTCCACCCGGAGGTCGAGGGCGAGCTGCGGTTCCACCGCAGATTCCTCGCGCACGTCGACCGTGTCAGTGGCGTGTGA
- the thrS gene encoding threonine--tRNA ligase encodes MRVDGELQDLARELTETQTVESGSVEPVTIDSPDGLDILRHSAAHVLAQAVQRVNPEAKLGIGPPVQDGFYYDFDVAEAFSSDELKALEKEMQRIVKAGQRFVRRVVTDDEARAELADEPYKLELIGLKGGAASAAEGASVEVGAGELTIYDNVDPKTGEVQWKDLCRGPHLPSTRLIANGFALTRVAGAYWRGKTDLPQLQRIYGTAWPSKDELRAHQQRLEEAAKRDHRKLGRELDLFSFPEEVGSGLSLWHPRGSIARGEMEQHARKRHIEQGYSYVYTPHITKQDLFATSGHLETYAEGIWPPIHMDEERDEAGNVTKQGVDYYLKPMNCPMHILIYKERARSYRDLPLRLAENGTVYRNELSGALHGLTRVRGFTQDDAHLFVTPDQLEEETTKVLEFVLSLLSDFGLTDFRLELSMRDDEKEKWIGDEAIWETATDALRRVAKRSGLDVVEEPGEAAFYGPKIDLKVTDAIGRSWQLSTVQLDFNLPERFELEYTAADGSKQRPIMIHRALFGSIERFFAILLEHYAGAFPVWLAPVQVVGVPVAEDFADYLDGVAAQLRAKGVRVEVDRSDERMQKKIRSHTLMKVPFQLIAGATDQEAGSVSFRFRDGTQDNGVPVDEAIARIVEAIETKAHV; translated from the coding sequence ATGCGCGTCGACGGCGAGCTGCAGGACCTCGCGCGCGAGCTGACCGAGACGCAGACGGTCGAGTCGGGATCGGTCGAGCCGGTCACGATCGACAGTCCCGACGGTCTCGACATCCTCCGGCACTCCGCGGCCCACGTGCTCGCCCAGGCGGTGCAGCGGGTCAACCCAGAGGCGAAGCTCGGCATCGGCCCGCCCGTGCAGGACGGCTTCTACTACGACTTCGACGTCGCCGAGGCGTTCTCCAGCGACGAGCTGAAGGCGCTCGAGAAGGAGATGCAGCGCATCGTCAAGGCCGGCCAGCGCTTCGTGCGTCGCGTCGTCACCGACGACGAGGCACGGGCCGAGCTCGCCGACGAGCCCTACAAGCTCGAGCTGATCGGGCTGAAGGGCGGCGCCGCGAGCGCCGCGGAGGGCGCATCCGTCGAGGTCGGTGCCGGCGAGCTCACCATCTACGACAACGTCGACCCGAAGACGGGCGAAGTGCAGTGGAAGGATCTCTGCCGCGGCCCGCACCTGCCCTCCACCCGGCTGATCGCCAACGGCTTCGCCCTCACGCGGGTCGCCGGCGCCTACTGGCGCGGCAAGACCGACCTGCCGCAGCTGCAGCGCATCTACGGCACCGCCTGGCCCTCGAAGGACGAGCTGCGCGCCCACCAGCAGCGCCTCGAGGAGGCCGCCAAGCGCGACCACCGCAAGCTCGGCCGCGAGCTCGATCTGTTCTCGTTCCCCGAGGAGGTCGGCTCCGGCCTCTCGCTCTGGCACCCGCGCGGCTCGATCGCCCGCGGCGAGATGGAGCAGCACGCGCGCAAGCGCCACATCGAGCAGGGCTACAGCTACGTCTACACGCCGCACATCACCAAGCAGGATCTCTTCGCCACCTCTGGACACCTGGAGACCTACGCGGAGGGCATCTGGCCGCCCATCCACATGGATGAGGAGCGCGACGAGGCGGGCAACGTCACCAAGCAGGGCGTCGACTACTACCTGAAGCCCATGAACTGCCCGATGCACATCCTCATCTACAAGGAGCGCGCCCGCAGCTACCGCGACCTGCCGCTGCGGCTCGCCGAGAACGGCACGGTCTACCGCAACGAGCTCTCTGGCGCGTTGCACGGCCTCACCCGCGTGCGCGGCTTCACGCAGGACGACGCGCACCTGTTCGTCACCCCCGACCAGCTCGAGGAGGAGACGACCAAGGTCCTCGAGTTCGTGCTGTCGCTGCTGAGCGACTTCGGCCTGACCGACTTCCGCCTCGAGCTCTCGATGCGCGACGACGAGAAGGAGAAGTGGATCGGCGACGAGGCCATCTGGGAGACGGCCACGGATGCGCTGCGTCGCGTCGCGAAGCGATCGGGGCTCGACGTCGTGGAGGAGCCGGGCGAGGCCGCCTTCTACGGCCCCAAGATCGACCTGAAGGTGACCGACGCCATCGGCCGCTCCTGGCAGCTCTCGACGGTGCAGCTCGACTTCAACCTGCCCGAGCGCTTCGAGCTCGAGTACACCGCCGCCGACGGCTCGAAGCAGCGCCCGATCATGATCCACCGCGCGCTGTTCGGCTCGATCGAGCGCTTCTTCGCCATCCTGCTGGAGCACTACGCCGGGGCCTTCCCGGTATGGCTGGCGCCCGTGCAGGTCGTGGGCGTGCCTGTCGCCGAGGACTTCGCCGACTACCTCGACGGCGTCGCGGCCCAGCTGCGCGCCAAGGGCGTACGCGTCGAGGTCGACCGCTCGGATGAGCGGATGCAGAAGAAGATCCGCAGCCACACGCTCATGAAGGTGCCGTTCCAGCTCATCGCGGGAGCGACGGATCAGGAGGCCGGCAGCGTCTCGTTCCGGTTCCGCGACGGCACGCAGGACAACGGCGTGCCGGTCGACGAGGCCATCGCCCGCATCGTGGAGGCCATCGAGACGAAGGCACACGTGTGA
- a CDS encoding Fic family protein has product MLRNKLGITDRELLVIAETDRSDTRSLEIFEEPSVLRVGDSFGADRLRAIHRYLFQDVYAWAGEYRTVGIAKGLDQHFASPDIIDELVVDLVGAIAERAASDLATDAIGFLVDTYARLNYIHPFREGNGRVQRMYGTQLVERHGRTLDWSRVSADENNEAFKDSMDGDRASLRTMLNRILI; this is encoded by the coding sequence GTGCTGCGCAACAAGCTCGGCATCACCGACCGGGAGCTACTTGTCATCGCCGAAACCGATCGGTCTGACACCCGGTCGCTCGAGATTTTCGAGGAACCGTCTGTTCTCCGTGTCGGCGACAGCTTCGGCGCCGATCGACTCCGAGCGATCCACCGGTACCTGTTCCAGGATGTCTACGCTTGGGCCGGGGAGTACCGCACCGTCGGTATCGCCAAGGGGCTCGATCAGCACTTCGCATCTCCGGACATTATCGACGAACTGGTCGTAGACTTGGTCGGCGCGATCGCTGAGCGCGCGGCGTCGGACCTCGCCACCGATGCGATCGGTTTCCTCGTCGACACGTACGCGAGGCTCAACTACATTCACCCGTTCCGGGAAGGCAATGGGCGAGTGCAGCGAATGTATGGGACGCAACTCGTCGAGCGCCACGGTCGGACGCTTGATTGGAGCCGCGTCAGTGCCGACGAGAACAACGAAGCGTTCAAGGACTCCATGGACGGTGATCGAGCAAGTCTGCGCACGATGCTCAACCGGATCCTCATTTAG
- a CDS encoding protein adenylyltransferase SelO family protein, protein MTALPATTIALAGSFARELPELAVPWRAVDAAEPRLLVLNVQLATELGLDPATLRTDAGVRLLTGSAVPDGATPVAQVYAGHQFGGYSPRLGDGRALLLGELEDAQGRVRDLHLKGSGRTPFARGGDGLAAVGPMLREYIISEAMHALGIPTTRALAVVATGRFVRRDDWLPGAVLARVASSHLRVGTFQYARATGDIDLLRRLADHAILRHAPEAAESAQPYLALLQAVITAQAHLVARWMLVGFVHGVMNTDNVTISGATIDYGPCAFMEGFDPATVFSSIDERGRYAYGNQPAITEWNLARLAEALLPLLAEQQEQALQLAVETLGGFQKAYVAAWSSGMRGKFGLSEDVDDAAARLVIDELLALLESGRVDLTTCFRGLSAVARGRADSTRDLFTHRDAFDAWAKRWLALGPDADAMDRVNPVYVPRNRLVEESLAAATQGDLDPMSRLLEVLRRPFDERAGLERFAAPGPERSFRAYRTYCGT, encoded by the coding sequence GTGACCGCGCTCCCCGCAACGACCATCGCGCTGGCCGGCAGCTTCGCCCGTGAGCTCCCCGAGCTGGCAGTGCCGTGGCGCGCGGTGGACGCCGCGGAGCCGCGCCTGCTCGTCCTCAACGTGCAGCTCGCGACCGAGCTCGGCCTCGATCCCGCGACGCTGCGCACCGATGCAGGCGTCCGGCTGCTGACCGGGAGTGCCGTCCCCGACGGCGCGACGCCGGTCGCTCAGGTCTACGCCGGGCACCAGTTCGGCGGGTACTCGCCGCGTCTGGGTGACGGGCGCGCCCTGCTGCTCGGCGAGCTCGAGGACGCGCAGGGCCGGGTGCGCGATCTGCACCTGAAGGGCTCCGGACGCACACCGTTCGCTCGCGGCGGTGACGGGCTTGCCGCCGTCGGCCCGATGCTGCGCGAGTACATCATCAGCGAGGCGATGCACGCGCTCGGAATCCCGACGACGCGCGCGCTGGCGGTGGTCGCGACGGGGCGCTTCGTCCGCCGCGACGACTGGCTGCCGGGCGCCGTGCTCGCACGGGTTGCGAGCAGCCATCTGCGCGTCGGCACCTTCCAGTACGCGCGCGCCACCGGCGACATCGACCTGCTGCGACGCCTCGCCGACCACGCGATCCTGCGCCACGCACCGGAAGCGGCCGAGTCGGCGCAGCCGTACCTCGCGCTGCTGCAGGCGGTCATCACCGCGCAGGCGCATCTCGTGGCTCGCTGGATGCTGGTCGGGTTCGTGCACGGGGTGATGAACACCGACAACGTGACGATCTCGGGCGCGACCATCGACTACGGTCCGTGCGCGTTCATGGAGGGCTTCGACCCGGCGACCGTCTTCAGCTCGATCGACGAGCGCGGGCGCTACGCCTACGGCAACCAGCCGGCCATCACCGAGTGGAACCTCGCTCGGCTCGCGGAGGCACTGCTGCCGCTGCTCGCCGAGCAGCAGGAGCAGGCGCTGCAGCTGGCGGTCGAGACGCTCGGGGGCTTCCAGAAGGCGTACGTCGCCGCCTGGTCGTCCGGCATGCGGGGGAAGTTCGGACTCTCGGAGGATGTCGACGACGCGGCCGCGAGGCTCGTGATCGACGAGCTGCTCGCGCTGCTGGAGTCGGGCCGGGTCGACCTGACCACCTGCTTCCGCGGGCTCAGCGCCGTCGCCCGTGGCCGCGCCGACTCGACCCGCGACCTGTTCACGCATCGCGATGCCTTCGACGCCTGGGCGAAGCGGTGGCTGGCACTGGGCCCGGATGCCGACGCGATGGATCGGGTGAACCCTGTCTACGTGCCACGCAACCGCCTGGTCGAGGAGTCGCTCGCCGCCGCGACCCAGGGCGACCTCGATCCCATGTCCCGCTTGCTCGAGGTGCTGAGACGCCCCTTCGACGAGCGAGCCGGGCTCGAGCGGTTCGCGGCGCCGGGCCCGGAGCGCAGCTTCCGGGCCTACCGCACCTACTGCGGCACCTGA
- a CDS encoding class I SAM-dependent DNA methyltransferase — protein MPPPTPADAKRLVDKLWAYANVLRDDGVGTIDYTEQLTYLLFLKMAHERAILPFGDESPIVPERYSWQRLLDADGEELETQYTRILTGLGKEPGTLGVIFRKAQNRIQDPAKLKRLVRDLIDQESWLATGTDIKGDAYESLLSKGAEDVKSGAGQYFTPRPLIDAIVDCIRPTIDDRVMDPAAGTAGFLLAAHAKVAEQASSFTPPQREKLRSSLVHGVELVDGTARLAAMNLLLHGAGDPRGNSLIEVKDSLVAAPRERWSVVLSNPPFGRKSSITMIGAVGRESRDDIAIERQDFVVTSSNKQLNFLQHILTILDTHGRAAVVLPDNVLFEGGAGETLRRRLLRDFDLHTMLRLPTGLFYANGVKANVLFFDKRPAHPKGEPWTERLWVYDFRTNKHFTLRQNPLTRARLDDFVAAFAADRPRSERRESERFRAFGYDDLVARDRVNLDITWLRDESLENLDDLPAPEIIAREIVEDLTAALAEFEAVAAALEIGANQQLDS, from the coding sequence ATGCCTCCGCCCACGCCAGCTGATGCGAAGCGTCTCGTCGACAAGTTGTGGGCCTACGCGAACGTGCTCCGCGACGACGGCGTGGGCACGATCGACTACACGGAGCAGCTCACCTATCTCCTGTTCCTCAAGATGGCACACGAGCGCGCGATCCTTCCCTTCGGCGATGAATCTCCAATCGTGCCAGAGCGCTACTCCTGGCAGCGTCTGCTCGATGCGGATGGCGAGGAACTGGAGACCCAGTACACCCGCATCCTCACCGGACTCGGCAAGGAGCCCGGCACGCTCGGCGTGATCTTCCGTAAGGCGCAGAACCGCATCCAGGATCCCGCCAAGCTGAAGCGACTCGTGCGTGACCTCATCGACCAGGAGTCGTGGCTCGCAACCGGGACCGACATAAAGGGCGACGCGTACGAATCCCTGCTGTCGAAGGGCGCCGAGGACGTCAAGTCCGGAGCGGGACAGTACTTCACGCCGCGTCCCCTGATCGATGCGATCGTCGACTGCATCCGGCCCACGATCGACGACCGGGTGATGGATCCCGCGGCGGGTACGGCCGGATTCCTGCTCGCCGCTCACGCGAAGGTCGCCGAGCAGGCCAGTAGCTTCACGCCGCCGCAGCGCGAGAAGCTGCGCAGCTCGCTCGTGCACGGCGTTGAGCTGGTGGACGGCACCGCGCGGCTCGCGGCCATGAATCTGCTGCTGCATGGCGCTGGCGATCCGCGTGGCAACAGCCTCATCGAGGTGAAGGACTCGCTGGTCGCCGCGCCTCGGGAGCGTTGGAGCGTCGTGCTTTCGAACCCGCCCTTTGGGCGCAAGTCATCGATCACCATGATCGGCGCAGTCGGGCGCGAGTCTCGCGACGATATTGCCATCGAGCGGCAGGACTTCGTGGTCACGAGCTCGAACAAGCAGCTCAATTTCCTCCAGCACATCCTAACGATTCTCGACACCCACGGCCGCGCCGCAGTCGTTCTCCCCGACAACGTGCTCTTCGAGGGCGGCGCGGGCGAAACGCTCCGTCGGCGCTTGCTGCGGGACTTCGACCTGCACACCATGCTGCGTCTGCCGACGGGGCTCTTCTATGCGAACGGAGTGAAGGCCAACGTGCTGTTCTTCGATAAGAGACCAGCGCATCCGAAGGGCGAGCCCTGGACCGAGAGGCTCTGGGTCTACGACTTCCGCACCAACAAGCACTTCACGCTGCGGCAGAACCCGCTCACGCGCGCTCGCCTGGACGACTTCGTCGCAGCGTTCGCCGCTGACCGGCCCCGCAGTGAACGGAGGGAGTCCGAGCGGTTCCGTGCGTTCGGGTACGACGACCTGGTCGCCCGTGACAGGGTGAATCTCGACATCACCTGGCTCCGCGACGAGTCGCTTGAGAACCTCGATGACCTCCCTGCCCCCGAGATCATCGCCCGCGAGATCGTCGAGGACCTGACTGCGGCCCTGGCAGAGTTCGAGGCCGTCGCGGCTGCGCTCGAGATCGGAGCGAACCAGCAGCTCGACTCGTAG
- a CDS encoding HIT domain-containing protein yields MSSELPGVPDHFQRLWTPYRMVYIQQGQMPEEHACPFCRAPELKDDEGLIVARGETCFVLLNLYPYNTGHMMVCPYRHVGMYDQATTEEVAEMAVLTQTAMRVLSQVTRCQGFNIGMNQGRIAGAGIADHLHQHIVPRWSLDSNFFPIIAKTKALPILLEDMRQDIQAAWPA; encoded by the coding sequence ATGTCGAGCGAGCTGCCCGGCGTGCCCGACCACTTCCAGCGCCTCTGGACGCCCTACCGGATGGTCTACATCCAGCAGGGCCAGATGCCCGAGGAGCATGCCTGCCCGTTCTGCCGGGCACCAGAGCTCAAGGACGACGAGGGCCTCATCGTCGCGCGCGGCGAGACCTGCTTCGTGCTGCTCAACCTCTACCCCTACAACACCGGCCACATGATGGTCTGCCCGTACCGCCACGTCGGCATGTACGACCAGGCGACCACCGAGGAGGTGGCCGAGATGGCGGTGCTCACCCAGACCGCGATGCGCGTGCTCTCGCAGGTGACGCGCTGCCAGGGCTTCAACATCGGCATGAACCAGGGCCGCATCGCCGGCGCCGGCATCGCCGACCACCTGCACCAGCACATCGTGCCGCGCTGGAGCCTCGACTCGAACTTCTTCCCGATCATCGCGAAGACGAAGGCGCTGCCCATCCTGCTGGAGGACATGCGCCAGGACATCCAGGCGGCCTGGCCGGCCTGA
- a CDS encoding restriction endonuclease subunit S: MAASEWRAVELGQVVEPFNRREIPSPTTSLPYIGLEHVASGSGAIAAHGVASSIKSSSPLVDRGDVLYGRLRPYLNKVTIAPFDAYASGEFIVFKPNEHVEASYLRWLLASHEFVSFATSLNAGDRPRVKWNQIRPFRFGLPSLSAQRRIVDILEAHLSRLDAGESWLADAEARMRRLSIAANRAVIGKLEHVYGVGPALEAIEIENGATVAGLADALSADGSGRVPYYKVGDMNLAPDRQMSMARSYISERDAQSLKLHVRDPGSVLIPKRGGAIATNKKRIVSTRASWDMNTMGLRPRDGYSVEFIWHWLDGIDLGAIADGSNVPQINARQIRSLSVPTAPSEAQEEVVQRLDKLRSVVRMGQISVNDGRARSKQLRRALLAAAFSGQLTGHASDTDRIEEMTDASAHAS, encoded by the coding sequence ATGGCCGCAAGCGAATGGCGGGCAGTCGAACTCGGACAGGTCGTCGAACCCTTCAACCGTCGCGAGATCCCAAGCCCCACTACGAGCCTGCCTTACATCGGGTTGGAGCACGTGGCATCCGGCTCCGGAGCAATCGCTGCTCATGGGGTCGCCTCGAGTATCAAGAGCTCGAGCCCACTCGTGGACCGTGGCGATGTGCTCTACGGCCGACTCCGGCCGTATCTCAACAAGGTGACGATCGCGCCGTTCGACGCCTACGCGTCAGGCGAGTTCATCGTGTTCAAACCGAATGAGCACGTCGAGGCTTCGTACTTGAGGTGGCTGCTCGCCTCGCACGAATTCGTATCGTTCGCTACGTCGCTGAACGCCGGCGATCGGCCCAGGGTGAAGTGGAACCAGATTCGCCCGTTCCGCTTTGGACTCCCGAGCCTCAGCGCGCAGCGGCGGATCGTCGACATCCTCGAAGCCCACCTGAGCAGACTCGACGCAGGCGAGAGTTGGTTGGCTGATGCGGAGGCGAGGATGCGGCGGCTTTCGATCGCAGCTAACCGAGCGGTCATTGGGAAGCTGGAGCACGTCTACGGAGTTGGACCGGCGCTTGAGGCCATCGAGATCGAAAACGGCGCCACCGTGGCCGGGCTTGCTGACGCCCTCAGCGCGGACGGCAGCGGGCGTGTCCCGTACTACAAGGTCGGAGACATGAATCTCGCGCCAGACCGGCAGATGTCGATGGCACGGAGCTATATTTCGGAACGCGACGCTCAGTCGTTAAAGTTGCACGTCCGGGATCCGGGGTCGGTGCTGATCCCAAAGCGCGGTGGTGCGATAGCCACAAACAAGAAGCGCATCGTTTCGACGCGTGCCAGCTGGGACATGAACACCATGGGTCTACGGCCCAGGGACGGATACTCGGTGGAGTTCATTTGGCACTGGTTGGACGGCATCGACCTGGGCGCGATCGCCGACGGATCTAACGTCCCGCAAATCAATGCGCGTCAGATCCGGTCACTTTCAGTTCCGACGGCGCCCTCCGAAGCTCAAGAGGAGGTTGTTCAACGGCTTGACAAGCTCAGGTCGGTTGTTCGGATGGGTCAGATCTCGGTCAACGATGGTCGTGCTCGATCAAAGCAGTTGCGTCGTGCCCTACTTGCAGCCGCATTCTCCGGCCAGTTGACCGGGCACGCGTCCGACACCGACCGCATTGAGGAGATGACTGATGCCTCCGCCCACGCCAGCTGA
- a CDS encoding DMT family transporter, whose product MTNALSRIPWQAMWIALALIWGSSFLLMKLGLDALHPMQVATMRIGIAAVTLMILAAASRTRLPSDRRTWGLLAICSFFLTALPFTAFVVAETRISSAAAGLGNAITPVATVLFALLLLPSDRLTPRKLAAVLLGLVGVVLIAQPWGAGTGPDLIGFGIAVLGGVSYGIGWTLNRRLLAGTEVPGLAHPTAIMITGFPMALVALIAWSLIEGWSPVGVHGDPSTLWLSLLAVVALGAVGTGVAYILQFEVVRAVGPTVSATVTYLIPVVAVSLGVLVLGEELGVWQIVGAAIVIGAGILVGQRPKAKVGAPA is encoded by the coding sequence GTGACCAACGCGCTCAGCAGGATCCCGTGGCAGGCGATGTGGATCGCGCTCGCCCTCATCTGGGGTTCCTCGTTCCTGCTCATGAAGCTCGGCCTCGACGCCCTGCACCCGATGCAGGTCGCCACGATGCGGATCGGCATCGCCGCCGTCACGCTCATGATCCTCGCGGCGGCGAGCCGCACCCGGCTGCCGAGCGACCGCAGGACGTGGGGGCTGCTGGCGATCTGCTCGTTCTTCCTCACCGCGCTGCCGTTCACGGCCTTCGTGGTGGCCGAGACGCGCATCTCGTCGGCCGCTGCGGGGCTCGGCAATGCGATCACGCCGGTCGCGACCGTGCTCTTCGCGCTGCTGCTGCTGCCGAGCGACCGGCTCACGCCGCGCAAGCTCGCGGCCGTGCTGCTGGGCCTCGTGGGTGTCGTGCTCATCGCCCAGCCCTGGGGCGCCGGCACCGGCCCCGACCTCATCGGCTTCGGCATCGCCGTGCTCGGCGGCGTCTCCTACGGCATCGGCTGGACGCTGAACCGCCGACTGCTGGCCGGCACCGAGGTGCCGGGGCTCGCGCACCCGACGGCGATCATGATCACGGGCTTCCCGATGGCGCTGGTCGCGCTCATCGCGTGGAGCCTCATCGAGGGCTGGTCGCCGGTCGGCGTGCACGGTGATCCGAGCACGCTCTGGCTGTCGCTGCTGGCCGTCGTGGCGCTCGGCGCCGTCGGCACGGGCGTGGCCTACATCCTGCAGTTCGAGGTGGTGCGCGCGGTCGGCCCGACCGTCTCTGCCACGGTGACATACCTCATCCCGGTGGTCGCGGTCTCGCTCGGCGTGCTCGTGCTGGGGGAGGAGCTCGGCGTCTGGCAGATCGTCGGCGCCGCTATCGTCATCGGCGCAGGCATCCTGGTCGGTCAGCGTCCGAAGGCGAAGGTCGGCGCACCGGCCTGA
- the pdxS gene encoding pyridoxal 5'-phosphate synthase lyase subunit PdxS produces the protein MTESTTGSARVKRGLAEMLKGGVIMDVVTPEQARIAEDAGAVAVMALERVPADIRAQGGVARMSDPDLIDAIKAEVSIPVMAKARIGHFVEAQVLEALEVDYIDESEVLSPADYVNHIDKWPFTVPFVCGATNLGEALRRINEGAAMIRSKGEAGTGDVSEATKHIRTISGEIRRLQSLSKDELFVAAKELQAPYELVAEVAERGSLPVVLFVAGGVATPADAAMMMQLGADGVFVGSGIFKAGQPELRAAAIVKATAAFEDPKAIADASRGLGEAMVGINVADLPAPHRLAERGW, from the coding sequence ATGACCGAATCCACCACCGGCTCCGCACGCGTGAAGCGCGGGCTCGCCGAGATGCTGAAGGGCGGCGTCATCATGGACGTCGTCACCCCCGAGCAGGCGCGCATCGCCGAGGATGCCGGCGCCGTCGCCGTCATGGCCCTCGAGCGCGTGCCCGCCGACATCCGCGCCCAGGGCGGCGTCGCGCGCATGTCCGACCCCGACCTGATCGATGCCATCAAAGCGGAGGTCTCGATCCCGGTGATGGCCAAGGCCCGCATCGGGCACTTCGTCGAGGCGCAGGTGCTCGAGGCGCTCGAGGTCGACTACATCGACGAGTCCGAGGTGCTGAGCCCCGCCGACTACGTCAACCACATCGACAAGTGGCCCTTCACGGTGCCCTTCGTGTGCGGCGCGACCAACCTGGGCGAGGCGCTGCGTCGCATCAACGAGGGCGCGGCGATGATCCGCTCCAAGGGCGAGGCCGGCACCGGCGACGTCTCGGAGGCGACCAAGCACATCCGCACCATCAGCGGCGAGATCCGCCGCTTGCAGTCGCTGTCGAAGGACGAGCTGTTCGTCGCCGCCAAGGAGCTGCAGGCGCCCTACGAGCTGGTCGCCGAGGTCGCCGAGCGCGGTTCGCTGCCCGTCGTGCTGTTCGTGGCCGGCGGCGTCGCGACCCCCGCCGACGCGGCGATGATGATGCAGCTGGGTGCCGACGGCGTCTTCGTCGGCTCGGGCATCTTCAAGGCGGGGCAGCCAGAGCTGCGCGCGGCGGCGATCGTCAAGGCGACCGCCGCGTTTGAGGACCCCAAGGCGATCGCGGATGCCTCCAGGGGACTCGGCGAGGCGATGGTCGGCATCAACGTGGCCGACCTGCCCGCGCCGCACCGCCTCGCTGAGCGCGGCTGGTAA